In the genome of Psychrilyobacter piezotolerans, the window GGAGATCTGACGATTTTCAAGTGTATATTTAGAGCTGTTTTTTAATAATTCTCTTAATGCTTGAAGGATCAGGTCTTTATCGGCATTTAAAATAGATGTTTTATTTCGTATGATTTTATATGTATGATCTTTATCTATAAGTTGTTGCTTTTCCATAAGTTCCTGAATTAAAACAGATATTTCAAAGGGAACAATATTATTTTTTAATATATTATTTTCCTTTCGAGCTAAGAAAAGAAGTTTCTTTAACAGGTTTTCCATGTTATTAACTTCTTTTAAAATTTCTGTAAGACCCCGATCAACCATAACAGGATCAGATTTTGCTCCTGCTTTTAAAAGATCGGAATACCCCTTGATTACTGCCAGGGGGGTTCTGAGTTCGTGGGAAGCGTTGGAAATAAATCTATTTTGAGATTTAAATGATACATCTAATCTGTCAATCATCTCATTTATAACCATTGAGAGTTTTCCCAGCTCATTATTTGGATTTATAATTGTGATTCTTTTACTCAGATCATGTCTGTTGATTTTTTTTACAGTCTTGGTGATCTCATGTATGGGTGAATGGATGATCTTATCGATCTTTCTCACCACACCGAGGGAGATCATTATGATAAAAATACTGGAAAAAAAGAGAGAATTTATAAGAGCTATAATATCGTTTTTTACTTCATCTGAATCTGAATAGATCTGAACATAGATCTCCTTATCTCCAAATTTTAATAATAAATTTTTTATGATTAAGACGTTTTTATTATTTAATACAAACTGAAATTTTCCTAAATCTTTTTTATAGTCATAGGTAGACTCAATGGATTCACTGGAAAAAAAAATATTTTCATATATCAAATTAATATGTAATGAAGGCTGGGTTCTCTGAGTTATAGAAAATCCAGCCATTTTTTTATGGATTAATTTTATAGTTGAGACTTTATCTAAATGTTTGACAGTTTTTAATTCCCTATGAATTGCAAGGGAAGTTTTGTTTATTTCGGATTTAATTCTTCTATCTTCCCAATTTAAAAATACCAGGATAATCACTATATGGATAGAGATTAAAATAACCAGTAAAGATGAGAGGTAGGAAGCGATTACAGTACGTTTAATAGATATATGTTTATCCATAAATTACCTTATTATATATCCGATACCCCTAACATTTTCAATTAGTTTTTCAGAAAAGTCCTTGTCTACTTTATTTCTAAGGTAGTTGATATACACCGATACAATATTATTGTTTTCCTCGTAGAAACCCTGCCATAATTTATTTATGATCTCTTCCTTACTGATTACTTTTCCTTTGTTCTCCAATAAAAGTTGTAATATCTTTAATTCTTTTTTTGTTAAATTTAATTCTACCCCATCCCTCTCAGCTCTATAGGTATCCAAAAATATAGTGATACCCTTATGAGAAAGAATCTTGGGCTCAGAATTTTTAGATTTTTTAGTATTAGCCTTTATTCTAGCTAAAAGTTCGGCAAATTCAAAGGGTTTAGTTAGGTAGTCATCGGCTCCGGCATCAAAGGCAGAGATCTTATCATTGATGCTGTCTTTGGCTGTCAGCATAATTATAGGAACTTCGGAAAAAGTTCTGATCTCTTTGCAGACATCAATTCCACTTCCGTCTAAAAGCATGAGATCTAAAATAATTAAGTTGTAATCATATTCTTTTACTAATTTAATCGCTTCCTCTCCCCTAGGGGTAATAACAGTATCATAATGAGCATATTTCAATTGAAATTCCAACAGTTGTGAAAGGCTGTTATCGTCTTCAACAATAAGAATTTTGTCCATGGTATATCATCTCCTTGTGTTTAAGTAATATTATGAATGCCCTTAAAGTTAATAAAAACAGAAATTTAGGGTATCCATTTTTAAAAAAATAACGGTATTGTATATAATCATTATACTACATTTTCATATAAAATATGAATATATTTTAAGGGGGGATTGAGCTTAAAGGGTGATTGTTTTGAGTGGAAAAAAACGGGGGGGAATATTAAAAAAAATTAATATAAAAAAGGACTTTCCATCGATAATGGATAAGTCCTTTTTTATATCTAGAGTTGCAGATCTCCATATTTAATCCAGTTCTTTTTTCTCATGAATTCACTTATAAAATAAGTAAAAATTCCTGGAAGAATAAAGTGTAGGAGTAGAATTCCTAAGATTCCATCTGTACCCATGGTTTTAAAGGTAGCTATCTGCCCGACTAATCCGGAAGTTCCCATACCGGCACCGATTGAATTATTTTCCATATGGAAGACAGTGGTTGCCAGGGGTCCTAGGATTGCAGAAGTGAGGATAACAGGCAGGGCAATAACTGGTTTTTTGATAACATTAGGAACTTGCAGCATGGAGGTACCCAACCCTTGTGAGACCAATCCTCCGATTTTATTTTCCCTATAGCTGGAAACTGCAAACCCGACCATATGAGTAGCGCATCCAACTGTAGCAGCTCCAGCTGCAATTCCTGATAATCCCAGAGAAATTGAGATGGCAGCACTGGATATAGGCAGGGTTAAGATGATTCCCATGACTACTGAAAGAGTAATTCCCATAGGGATAGGATGAAGAGTGGTGAGAGTATTTATAAATATCCCGACCTCTTTCATAAAATCCACCATAAAAGGCGAAACTAAGCTGGCTGCGAGTCCGCCGGAAATAATGGTTAGAGAAGGGATGAGAAGGATATCAAACTTCGTCTTACCGCTTATTAACCGGCCTATTTCAGCTCCCACAAGGGAAGCGATAAAAGCTCCCACAGGTTCTCCTATAGTTATTCCGCCGCCGGAAGTGATAGTGCCGGCACCTAAAGCGCCGCAAATAATAGCTGAAAATATGGCCAAAGGATGAACTTTTAAACTATATGCTACCCCGGCACCAATAGCAGGACCCATCATCCATTGAGCTATCTGTCCGTAGTGGGATAGAAAGTTAAGCCCTGTATAAACCCCAATTTGTTTTAAGATAAGCCCAATTATAAGGGATGAAAAAAGTCCTAAAGCCATTCCATTTAACACCTTGGTTAGGTATGTTACTCCCAGTTTGAAAATGTTTTGTTTTTGTTTTAAACTGTAGATATTGGTTGTCATAATTTTACTCCTTTAATTTTTTTTTACTACAATAATTATATCATAAGCATTATAAAATTAAAAATTCAAATAGAAAAGCTGCTGTAATTCCCTTCCTGTAGATTCATTTAAAAGGTTGACTTTTTCTTACAAAAATGATATTATTAGTAGCTATTTAACACGTTAGGTATTTCTAGGGAAGGTGCCAATTTATATTGGTCTCCTAGTTTCGAGCTTAACGGAAGTTTAAAAACCAAATACAAATATTCAAGGAGGAACACAAAAATGGCAGTAATTACTATGAAACAATTATTAGAAGCAGGAGCACATTTCGGGCATCAAGCTAAGAGATGGAATCCAAAGATGGGGAAATATATCTTCACAGAAAGAAACGGAATCCACGTATTAGACTTACACAAATCTTTAAAGATGATCGAAGTTGCGTATAACGTAATCAGAGACGTAGCAGCTGACGGTGGAGACGTATTATTCGTTGGAACTAAAAAGCAAGCTCAAGAAGCTGTAAAAGTACAAGCTGAAAGAGCAGGAATGTACTATGTAAACAATAGATGGTTAGGTGGAATGATGACTAACTTCCAAACAATCAAAACTAGAATCGCTAGATTAAAAGAATTAGAAACATTAGATGCAGACGGAACTTTAGATGCAGCTTACACAAAGAAGGAAGCTTCTATGTTAAGAAAAGAATTAGTAAAATTAGACAAGAACTTAGGTGGAATTAAAGATATGAAAGCAGCTCCTAAAGCAATCTTCGTAGTAGACGTTAAGAAAGAATTCTTAGCTGTTGAAGAAGCTAACAAATTAGGAATACCTGTAATCGCAATGGTTGACTCAAACGTTGATCCTGATCCTATCACATTCCCAATTCCAGCAAATGACGACGCTATCAGATCAGTAACATTAATGGCTACTATCATGGCTAACGCTATCATCGAAGGTAGAAAAGGTATGGAAGCAGCACCAGCTGAAACTAAGTAATTAAATACATAAATGGAATTGAGTACTTCTGTACTCAATTCTTCTTGTATTGATATGTATATATACAATAATAAAAAAAGTCACTTTGAGACTGTAAATATAATTTTAGGAGGATCCAAATGAAAATCACAGCTAAAATGGTAAAAGAATTAAGAGACATCACAGCGGCAGGAATGCTTGATTGTAAAAAAGCTTTACAAGAAAAAGAAGGAAACTTAGATGCAGCTATCGATTACTTAAGAGAGAAAGGTATCGCTAAAGCAGCTAAAAAATCAGGAAGAATCGCAGCAGAAGGAATGATTTTTGACGGAATAACTGAAGATGCTAAAACAGCAGTAGTTTTAGAATTTAATGCAGAAACAGATTTCGTAACTAAAAATGATGAGTTTGTTCAATTTGGAAAAGACGCTGTAAAATTAGCTTTAGACAACGGAATTACAACAATAGAAGCTTTAAAAGCTGCAGAATTAAACGGTGAAACTATTGAAACAAGATTAACTAACTTAATCGCTAAGATCGGTGAAAACATGAACTTAAGAAGATTAGAGTCAGTTACTGCTGAAGGTTTCGTAACTACTTATAACCATATGGGTGGAAAATTAGGTGTTATCATCGAAATGACTGGTGAAGCTACTCCTGAAAACGTAGAAAAAGCGAAAGGAATCGCTATGCACGTAGCAGCTATGGATCCTGGTTACTTAGCTCCTGAAAATGTAACTACTGAAGATTTAAAGAGAGAGATGGAAATAGCTAGAGTTCAATTAACGGAAGAAGGAAAGCCTGAAAAAATAATTGACAACATCTTAAAAGGTAAAGAAAGAAAGTTCTACGAAGAATCTTGTTTAGTTAAGCAAGTTTACGTAAGAGCAGAAAATAAAGAAACTGTAGAGCAATTTGCAGGAGATATAACAGTAAAAGGATTCTCTAGATTTAAAGTTGGAGAAGGGATTGAAAAGAAAGTTGAAGATTTCGCAGCAGAAGTTGCAGCTCAAATTAACGGATAATCTTTTAGGGGTATAACTTTTGTTATGCCTCTTTTTTTCAGCAGAGTAAAAATTACTTTTAAAATCCAGGAGGAAATATGACACCAAAATATAAAAGAGTTCTTTTAAAATTAAGCGGAGAGGCTTTGATGGGAGAACAGGAATATGGGATTTCATCTCACATGATAAATATGTTTTCTAGGCAGATAGTTGAATTAGCTGATCTGGGAATAGAAGTAGGAGTTGTTATTGGTGGAGGAAACATCTTTAGAGGCCTGTCTGGCGAGGAACAGGGAATCGACAGGGTAACCGGCGACCATATGGGAATGTTAGCTACAGTAATCAATGCACTTGCATTGCAGAATACAATTGAAAAATTAGGAGTTCAAACAAGAGTTCAAACAGGATTAGAAATTCCTAAGGTAGCAGAACCCTTTATAAAGAGAAAAGCTCAAAGACACTTGGAAAAAGGAAGAGTGGTAATATTTGGTGCAGGAACAGGAAATCCATATTTTACAACAGATACAGCAGCAGCCTTGAGAGCTATGGAAATAGATGCTGATATCGTAATGAAAGGAACTAAAGTAGATGGAATATTTGATAAGGATCCGGCTAAATATGCAGATGCAAAAAAATATGATACAATTACATATTCAGAAGTTATAGCTCAAGGTCTAAAAGTAATGGATACAGCAGCAATTTCATTATGCATGGATAATGACCTTCCAATCTTAGTATTTGATTCATTGGTGGATGGGAATATTAAGAAAGCAGTATTTGGAGAAGTCATAGGAACAACGGTAGTAAAATAAAAATAAATCGATGGAGGGAATAAGATGTCAAAAATATTAATAACAGAAACTAAAGAAAGAATGGAAAAAGCTATCGACTCAACAAAACATAGATTTTCAACAATAAGAGCAGGTAGAGCAAACGTAGCTATGTTAGCTGACGTAAAAGTATCTCAGTATGGAAGCGAAATGCCGTTAAACCAAGTAGGAAATGTATCTGCTCCAGAAGCAAGATTATTAGTTATCGATCCTTGGGATAAGACTGTAATTCCTGCAATTGAAAAAGCAATCAACTTGGCTAACTTAGGACTAACTCCTAATAATGACGGTAAAGTAGTAAGATTATCTATACCTGAATTAACAGCTGAAAGAAGAAAAGAATATGCTAAAATGGCTAAAACTGAAGCAGAAGCTGGAAAAATAGCGATTAGAGGTATAAGAAAAGACATCAACAATAAATTAAGAGCCGCTGAAAAAGATGGAGATATCACTCAAGATGAGTTAAAAGCTTTTGAAGATGATGTTCAAAAACTTACAGATGACTATATCAAAACAGTAGATGAATTATTCAAGAAGAAAGAAAAAGAGATCACAACTGTATAAGACCTCACCCATACCCCTCTCCTAAATTAAAGAGAGGGGGATAAGATAGTTTTTAGGGAAAGCAAAAGACCATTCGATTGAATGGTCTTTTTTAGTTATTTCTCTATGGTAAACCCTATCCCTCTGATAGTTTTAATTAATTTTACAGGGAAATCTTTGTCGATCTTATCCCTCAGATACTTGATATACACATCCAGGATACTGTCACTGCCGTCATACCCCCATACATTGACCAAGATCTTATTCCGGGTCAGAACTATACCTTTGTTTTCAATTAAGAATTTTAAGAGTTCAAATTCTGTTTTAGATAATTTGATATCCCTATCGCCTCTGATAGCCACAAACCTGGAAAGATCCAAAGTAAGGTCTTTCACAGTCATTTGATATGTTGTATCCTGGCGATGAATTTTTCTAAGGTGTGCTTTGATTCTTGCAGACAGTTCCAAGGATTCAAAAGGTTTAGTTAAGTAATCATCGGCCCCGAATTCAAATCCGGTAATCTTATCGGTGATGTCGTCTTTGGCTGTAACCATGATAACTATAGTTTCAGGATAGAACTTCTTGATCTCTTGGCACACCTTGGGTCCTTCGACTTTGGGAAGCATCCAGTCCAGAATAACTACATCATATGTTTTTTCTCTGATCTTGTTTAAAGCTTCAAATCCATCGTTGGCTACATCTACCTTATATCCTTCATATGTTAAGTGTAATTCCATTAAACGAGCTATCTTAGTTTCATCTTCTACTATTAAAATATTATACATAAATTCCCCCTAGTTATTTATACTTAATCTTATTGTATTGGAAGTTTAAGAGTCACAGTAGTTCCCTTATTGACCTCGCTATCTATAAAAATATTACCATTATGTATATCTACAATACTTTTTACGATAGAAAGTCCTAAACCATTTCCACCTGTATCCTTAGTCCTAGCTTCATCTACCCTATAGAATCTATTGAATAATTTTGGAATATGTTTTTTGGGAATACCAATTCCTTCATCTGAAACTATGATTTTAAAATGACTTTTTCCTTTTTCACAGGAAATAGTTATCTGTTTATTTTTAGGTGTATATTTTATAGAATTTTCTATTATAGCCCGAACTGCCTGTAAAATTAATTTTTCATCAATAAACCCATGAAATTCAGGGATATTATGGATTGAATAAGCATGTTTTTTATCGATCATCTTAAATTCCTTATAAACTCTTTTGAGCAGGCTGGGAACATCGACATCTGTTGAATTTAAATTATACCTGGTATTTTCTTCCCGGGCAATGAATAAAAGCTTTTCCATAAGATCGGTCATATTAAAGATCTCCTCCTTTATAGAAGAAAGAGCTTCCTCTGTAAGTTCCTTATTGCCGACTCCCCATTGATTGAGCAGGTCCACATATCCATTTATAATGGAAAGGGGTGTTCTCAGCTCGTGGGATGCATCGGAAATAAATTTTGTTTGATTTTCAAAAGAGCGTTCCAATCTTTCCATCATATCATTTATAACCTTGATTAACCTTCCAATTTCATCGTCATGGTTAGAGGCCTCAATTCTTTTATTCAGATTATGCCGGTTTATTAATTCAGCGGTATCTGCTATTGAGTTTATTGGTTTTAAAGTTTTTTTTGCAAAAAAAACTCCAGTGACAATGGCGAAAATAAAACCGGCTAAATCGATTAAAAGCATGGTGGATGTCAGAGCATCTATAAGGGAATCAGAAGACTTTAGATCACTGATCAACTGTATATATATTTTCTCCCCAGAGGGAGCTTTTACCATGGTATTCAGATAAAAAAATCTATTTTTTTTTAACTTAATAAAGTGGTACTCTCCTACCTGATCGATATCGATAGTATAGGGAAGGCTGATTTTTTTAAAACTTTGATAAGTTTTATTGGGAAATTTAAAATTAACATATATTTGATCTCTATGGGAGGTCGCCTTATCTATAATATTTGAAATTTCCTCTTCTCCCAGCCTGGGAGAAGAGGAGAGTATATTATTAACTTCCCCTAAGATAACTTCTTTCCTGGCGATAACAAGAGACTGCTCTAAGGTATTGGTGTGTGTCGTAACAGAGATATAGATGATAAGATTTAATACCAATAGAGTCAAAACAAATGTAAGGGAAAAGGACATGGCTATCTTGGTAGAAATTTTATTAAAAAAACTAAATTTTTTCATGGATAGTACTCCCTTATGGAATGTTTTTTTGATGTTCGAAATTATATTTTTTTGAATATAAGATCTTATTATTTAACGGGAAAAATTTAGACCTGACTATAATATCGATATTTTTATCGGTATTATAAAGACCGCATTTAAGGATAAGGTTAAATACGTCTTTGTCAAACCTAAACTTATTATACCTGTTCCAATGATAGTAATCTAAAATAGTCGGAATATAAAATTCTATGATAGCTTCAGATGGACCTATATTAATAGTATACTCTAAATTTAGAGTATTTAAACCATCGGTAAAAGAAATTTTATTCAAAGATCCATAGGATGTAGAACAAATTAGAGTAAAAAGCATGAAAGTGAAGATTATTTTTTTGTTCATAGAGTATCTCCTAGTTATATTTTTAAAATTTAATATATATCTACAATAGTAACACTTTAAGTTTAGAATTTTCTTAGAAAAGATAAAAAAGTAAAAAAAAATTCTATAAATTATAAGGTAATACCATAAATAAGTACAGAAGTTGCAGCTAAAATTTGAAAATTAAATCTGTTCAAACCAGGTGTTCGATTTCTTCAAATAGATTGAAACTGATAAAGATACCTAAGATGATTAGGATTATTCCAATGATTTTAGTATATTTCTGTCTGTGTTTTTCTTTAAATTGCAGAGGCAGAAAATTAAATAAAGTAACCGGTATAGTTAATCCTATAACATAGGGTATGATTATAAAAAATCTCAAATAGGAGTTTGTCTTGGAAATTAAAGGAACCATGGGGATAAAGATATGAGCAAAGGATTGAATCCATGAAAAAACAACAAAAATCCCCACTAAGACAGGATTTGCGTTTTTTATCCTCTCTGCAGAAAGGAGAAGGTGGGAATGTTGATGCTTTATAACCCCTAAAAACATAAGCCCAAAGAGAATAAACATCCCGCCGATAATATAATTAAATATCCTCTGGTGGAAGATATGACTTAAAAGATCGGTAAAAAATAAAAATGAAAAATTGATAATAATTATTCCCAGGATACTCCCCAAAATAAATTTTTTCTTCTCTTTAACCAGGACCAGGGCAGCATAAAATGTAGTTATAGTCCCAATGAAGCATGGATGAAAAAATCCTGAAAGCCCTAAAGTAAAGGCAATGAAATAGATCATAAATATTCCTCCTAATTTTTTTATTCTTAAAATTATATACTCAAAATGATACAAAACTCCTGTATAGGTGAGATAATAACTTTATGGTTCGGGTAAGATATAGTATAATTAGAATAATAAAGTAATGAGATAGGAGGGTATATTTATGAATAAAAGAGAAGATTATCTGAGCTGGGATGAATATTTTATGGGAATAGCAGTTTTATCCGGGCAGAGAAGTAAAGATCCAAGTACCCAGGTTGGGGCTTGTATAATAAATGAAGATAAAAAAATTGTTGGAGCAGGATACAATGGTTTTCCCAAGGGATGTTCCGATGAAGAGTTTCCGTGGGGGAGGGAAGGAGGATTTTTAGAGACTAAATACCCCTTTGTCATGCATGCAGAACAGAATGCAATCTTAAACAGTATAAAAAATTTAAAAAACTGCACCATATATGTAGGGTTATTTCCCTGCCATGAGTGTGCTAAGTCGATAATTCAAAGTGGAATAAAGAAGATAGTCTACCTTTCGGATAAATATAACGGAACAGACTCTAACAGGGCATCTAAGATGCTTTTGGACAGTGCAGGGGTAAAATATACTAAATTAATTCCAAGAAAGATGGAGATCTGTATCTCTTTAGATGAAAATTTAATTTAATTTTAGATCGGTAACCTATGTTACCGATTTTTTTCTTTTCTTACTGGTATAATCAGTTATAGAAATTACTCTTCCTTCTTATAGTTTCCCTTCGTTAAGGAAACTAAAGCTAAAGTATATAGCAATAGTTTTCTTTTAAGAAGAGAAAACGCCAACAGGGAAAGAGTCAAAAAAAATGGAGGAGATAATATGTCAATGTTTTGTTACCAATGTCAGGAAACAGCAAAAGGAACTGGATGTACAATAGCAGGTGTTTGCGGGAAGAAGCCGGAAACTTCTAATTTACAGGACTTATTAATATACACAGCTAAATCAATAGCTATTTTAAGGGAAGGAATTGATTTAGAAACAAGAAAATCTTGTGATCACTCTGAAAAAATTGATTATTACTTAACTAATGCATTATTTACAACTATAACAAATGCTAACTTTGATGACGAAGCCATCGCAGCTCAAGTTACGGAAGGATTAGCATTAAGAGAAGAAATAAAGGCTAAATTTATTGAATTGGGAAGAACTCCAAAGAGATTAAAAAATCACGATGCACTTACTTTTACAGTGACTAGTATGAAAGAGATGCAGGCTAAATCGTTATCGGTAGGAGTGCTAGCAACTGAAAATGAAGATATCAGATCACTGAGAGAATTAACAATATACGGATTAAAAGGAATGGCAGCATACTATGAGCATTCAGTAAACTTAGGGTATAAAAATCAAGAGATCGTAATGTTCATGGAAAAAGCATTGGTTTCTACATTGGACGATACTTTATCGGTGGATGAATTAGTAGGATTAGTACTGGAAACAGGAAAATACGGTGTAGACGTAATGGCATTATTGGATGGCGCTAATACAGGAAGATTTGGAAACCCTGAACTAACCGAGGTAAACATTGGAACAAAATCAAACCCTGGAATCTTAATTTCCGGACATGATCTTAACGACATAGTTCAATTATTGGAGCAGACAAAAGGAACTGGAGTGGATATCTATACTCATTCAGAGATGTTACCGGCTCATTACTACCCTGAGTTAAAGAAATATGATCACCTGGTAGGTAACTACGGGAACGCATGGTGGAAACAAAAAGAGGAGTTCGAATCATTTAACGGACCTATCTTATTCACTACAAACTGTATCGTACCTCCAAAAGCTGGAGCGTCATATGAAGGTAAAGTATTTACTACAAATGCAGCCGGATACCCGGGATGGGTTAGTATAAAAGAAGATGAAAATGGAAATAAAGATTTCTCTGAA includes:
- a CDS encoding sensor histidine kinase translates to MDKHISIKRTVIASYLSSLLVILISIHIVIILVFLNWEDRRIKSEINKTSLAIHRELKTVKHLDKVSTIKLIHKKMAGFSITQRTQPSLHINLIYENIFFSSESIESTYDYKKDLGKFQFVLNNKNVLIIKNLLLKFGDKEIYVQIYSDSDEVKNDIIALINSLFFSSIFIIMISLGVVRKIDKIIHSPIHEITKTVKKINRHDLSKRITIINPNNELGKLSMVINEMIDRLDVSFKSQNRFISNASHELRTPLAVIKGYSDLLKAGAKSDPVMVDRGLTEILKEVNNMENLLKKLLFLARKENNILKNNIVPFEISVLIQELMEKQQLIDKDHTYKIIRNKTSILNADKDLILQALRELLKNSSKYTLENRQISIDSFHRRKYHYIVIKDQGKGIPKENLKHVFERFYIQDESRNRQKNSFGLGLSIVKDIIKLHDGNIYIVSELNVGTTVTIKLPRSI
- a CDS encoding response regulator transcription factor, which encodes MDKILIVEDDNSLSQLLEFQLKYAHYDTVITPRGEEAIKLVKEYDYNLIILDLMLLDGSGIDVCKEIRTFSEVPIIMLTAKDSINDKISAFDAGADDYLTKPFEFAELLARIKANTKKSKNSEPKILSHKGITIFLDTYRAERDGVELNLTKKELKILQLLLENKGKVISKEEIINKLWQGFYEENNNIVSVYINYLRNKVDKDFSEKLIENVRGIGYIIR
- a CDS encoding PTS transporter subunit IIC → MTTNIYSLKQKQNIFKLGVTYLTKVLNGMALGLFSSLIIGLILKQIGVYTGLNFLSHYGQIAQWMMGPAIGAGVAYSLKVHPLAIFSAIICGALGAGTITSGGGITIGEPVGAFIASLVGAEIGRLISGKTKFDILLIPSLTIISGGLAASLVSPFMVDFMKEVGIFINTLTTLHPIPMGITLSVVMGIILTLPISSAAISISLGLSGIAAGAATVGCATHMVGFAVSSYRENKIGGLVSQGLGTSMLQVPNVIKKPVIALPVILTSAILGPLATTVFHMENNSIGAGMGTSGLVGQIATFKTMGTDGILGILLLHFILPGIFTYFISEFMRKKNWIKYGDLQL
- the rpsB gene encoding 30S ribosomal protein S2, which gives rise to MAVITMKQLLEAGAHFGHQAKRWNPKMGKYIFTERNGIHVLDLHKSLKMIEVAYNVIRDVAADGGDVLFVGTKKQAQEAVKVQAERAGMYYVNNRWLGGMMTNFQTIKTRIARLKELETLDADGTLDAAYTKKEASMLRKELVKLDKNLGGIKDMKAAPKAIFVVDVKKEFLAVEEANKLGIPVIAMVDSNVDPDPITFPIPANDDAIRSVTLMATIMANAIIEGRKGMEAAPAETK
- the tsf gene encoding translation elongation factor Ts, coding for MKITAKMVKELRDITAAGMLDCKKALQEKEGNLDAAIDYLREKGIAKAAKKSGRIAAEGMIFDGITEDAKTAVVLEFNAETDFVTKNDEFVQFGKDAVKLALDNGITTIEALKAAELNGETIETRLTNLIAKIGENMNLRRLESVTAEGFVTTYNHMGGKLGVIIEMTGEATPENVEKAKGIAMHVAAMDPGYLAPENVTTEDLKREMEIARVQLTEEGKPEKIIDNILKGKERKFYEESCLVKQVYVRAENKETVEQFAGDITVKGFSRFKVGEGIEKKVEDFAAEVAAQING
- the pyrH gene encoding UMP kinase — translated: MTPKYKRVLLKLSGEALMGEQEYGISSHMINMFSRQIVELADLGIEVGVVIGGGNIFRGLSGEEQGIDRVTGDHMGMLATVINALALQNTIEKLGVQTRVQTGLEIPKVAEPFIKRKAQRHLEKGRVVIFGAGTGNPYFTTDTAAALRAMEIDADIVMKGTKVDGIFDKDPAKYADAKKYDTITYSEVIAQGLKVMDTAAISLCMDNDLPILVFDSLVDGNIKKAVFGEVIGTTVVK
- the frr gene encoding ribosome recycling factor, with amino-acid sequence MSKILITETKERMEKAIDSTKHRFSTIRAGRANVAMLADVKVSQYGSEMPLNQVGNVSAPEARLLVIDPWDKTVIPAIEKAINLANLGLTPNNDGKVVRLSIPELTAERRKEYAKMAKTEAEAGKIAIRGIRKDINNKLRAAEKDGDITQDELKAFEDDVQKLTDDYIKTVDELFKKKEKEITTV
- a CDS encoding response regulator transcription factor, whose product is MYNILIVEDETKIARLMELHLTYEGYKVDVANDGFEALNKIREKTYDVVILDWMLPKVEGPKVCQEIKKFYPETIVIMVTAKDDITDKITGFEFGADDYLTKPFESLELSARIKAHLRKIHRQDTTYQMTVKDLTLDLSRFVAIRGDRDIKLSKTEFELLKFLIENKGIVLTRNKILVNVWGYDGSDSILDVYIKYLRDKIDKDFPVKLIKTIRGIGFTIEK
- a CDS encoding sensor histidine kinase; its protein translation is MKKFSFFNKISTKIAMSFSLTFVLTLLVLNLIIYISVTTHTNTLEQSLVIARKEVILGEVNNILSSSPRLGEEEISNIIDKATSHRDQIYVNFKFPNKTYQSFKKISLPYTIDIDQVGEYHFIKLKKNRFFYLNTMVKAPSGEKIYIQLISDLKSSDSLIDALTSTMLLIDLAGFIFAIVTGVFFAKKTLKPINSIADTAELINRHNLNKRIEASNHDDEIGRLIKVINDMMERLERSFENQTKFISDASHELRTPLSIINGYVDLLNQWGVGNKELTEEALSSIKEEIFNMTDLMEKLLFIAREENTRYNLNSTDVDVPSLLKRVYKEFKMIDKKHAYSIHNIPEFHGFIDEKLILQAVRAIIENSIKYTPKNKQITISCEKGKSHFKIIVSDEGIGIPKKHIPKLFNRFYRVDEARTKDTGGNGLGLSIVKSIVDIHNGNIFIDSEVNKGTTVTLKLPIQ
- a CDS encoding cytochrome c biogenesis protein CcdA, with the translated sequence MIYFIAFTLGLSGFFHPCFIGTITTFYAALVLVKEKKKFILGSILGIIIINFSFLFFTDLLSHIFHQRIFNYIIGGMFILFGLMFLGVIKHQHSHLLLSAERIKNANPVLVGIFVVFSWIQSFAHIFIPMVPLISKTNSYLRFFIIIPYVIGLTIPVTLFNFLPLQFKEKHRQKYTKIIGIILIILGIFISFNLFEEIEHLV
- a CDS encoding deoxycytidylate deaminase, coding for MNKREDYLSWDEYFMGIAVLSGQRSKDPSTQVGACIINEDKKIVGAGYNGFPKGCSDEEFPWGREGGFLETKYPFVMHAEQNAILNSIKNLKNCTIYVGLFPCHECAKSIIQSGIKKIVYLSDKYNGTDSNRASKMLLDSAGVKYTKLIPRKMEICISLDENLI
- the hcp gene encoding hydroxylamine reductase codes for the protein MSMFCYQCQETAKGTGCTIAGVCGKKPETSNLQDLLIYTAKSIAILREGIDLETRKSCDHSEKIDYYLTNALFTTITNANFDDEAIAAQVTEGLALREEIKAKFIELGRTPKRLKNHDALTFTVTSMKEMQAKSLSVGVLATENEDIRSLRELTIYGLKGMAAYYEHSVNLGYKNQEIVMFMEKALVSTLDDTLSVDELVGLVLETGKYGVDVMALLDGANTGRFGNPELTEVNIGTKSNPGILISGHDLNDIVQLLEQTKGTGVDIYTHSEMLPAHYYPELKKYDHLVGNYGNAWWKQKEEFESFNGPILFTTNCIVPPKAGASYEGKVFTTNAAGYPGWVSIKEDENGNKDFSEIIEMAKTCEAPTQIEEGTIVGGFAHEQVFALADKVVDAVKTGAIKKFFVMAGCDGRMKSRDYYTEFADKLPKDTVILTAGCAKYRYNKLNLGDIGGIPRVLDAGQCNDSYSLALIALKLKEVFQLNDVNELPIAYNIAWYEQKAVIVLLALLHLGVKNIHLGPTLPGFLSPAVVNVLVENFGIAGIGSVDEDIKLFMGE